The following are from one region of the Lytechinus pictus isolate F3 Inbred chromosome 4, Lp3.0, whole genome shotgun sequence genome:
- the LOC129258442 gene encoding TIP41-like protein isoform X1 has protein sequence MAQKTEDVACKSGKKTETFSFGPWTITSVKAHISKTDVVTKHEEELELPQLPEMTFGDNVLRIHHSGGFGIEFNTIDALRLVDNKHDTMKVAAADTWQEARSDCEFISKVIKPFDWTYTTDYKGSIVNSNGNHCKVSETDERIDIEKLKVREKIFFFEDMPLFEDELADNGCAILTVKMRVMQSSFFLLMRFFLRVDGVLVRINDTRCYHEAGTKYILREYSSKEKSIQALGLEPHELQDPIKLNEMLDTVSQTFEKLEFQTDSEQAMS, from the exons ATGGCTCAGAAAACGGAAGATGTGGCTTGTAAAAGTGGAAAGAAAACCGAAACATTCAGCTTTGGTCCATGGACAATAACAAGTGTGAAAGCACATATATCAAAGACAGATGTAGTAACCAA GCATGAAGAGGAATTAGAGCTCCCTCAGCTACCAGAGATGACGTTTGGAGATAATGTCCTTCGCATCCATCATTCCGGCGGGTTTGGGATAGAGTTCAACACGATAGATGCTCTCAGACTGGTAGATAACAAGCATGATACAATGAAAGTAGCGGCCGCTGATACATGGCAGGAAGCaag GAGTGATTGTGAGTTTATCTCAAAGGTGATAAAGCCATTTGATTGGACATACACAACAGACTACAAGGGTTCCATCGTGAATTCAAACGGAAACCATTGTAAG GTCAGTGAAACGGATGAAAGAATAGACATTGAGAAGCTGAAAGTGAGAGAAAAGATCTTCTTCTTTGAGGACATGCCACTCTTTGAAGATGAACTAGCAGATAACGGCTGTGCCATCCTTACTGTGAAAATG aGAGTGATGCAATCCAGTTTCTTCCTACTGATGAGATTCTTTTTAAGAGTAGATGGAGTTCTAGTCCGCATCAATGATACAAGATGCTATCATGAG GCTGGCACGAAGTACATCCTGCGCGAGTATAGCAGTAAGGAGAAGTCCATCCAGGCTCTGGGTCTCGAACCGCATGAACTGCAGGATCCAATCAAACTTAACGAAATGTTGGACACGGTCTCACAGACTTTTGAAAAACTGGAGTTTCAGACAGACTCGGAACAAGCGATGTCATGA
- the LOC129258442 gene encoding TIP41-like protein isoform X2 — MPMVEVCQKLVKTHPRVHYRRRAQDNHWHEEELELPQLPEMTFGDNVLRIHHSGGFGIEFNTIDALRLVDNKHDTMKVAAADTWQEARSDCEFISKVIKPFDWTYTTDYKGSIVNSNGNHCKVSETDERIDIEKLKVREKIFFFEDMPLFEDELADNGCAILTVKMRVMQSSFFLLMRFFLRVDGVLVRINDTRCYHEAGTKYILREYSSKEKSIQALGLEPHELQDPIKLNEMLDTVSQTFEKLEFQTDSEQAMS; from the exons ATGCCAATGGTGGAGGTTTGTCAAAAGCTAGTTAAGACTCACCCACGGGTACATTACCGCCGCCGTGCACAGGATAACCACTG GCATGAAGAGGAATTAGAGCTCCCTCAGCTACCAGAGATGACGTTTGGAGATAATGTCCTTCGCATCCATCATTCCGGCGGGTTTGGGATAGAGTTCAACACGATAGATGCTCTCAGACTGGTAGATAACAAGCATGATACAATGAAAGTAGCGGCCGCTGATACATGGCAGGAAGCaag GAGTGATTGTGAGTTTATCTCAAAGGTGATAAAGCCATTTGATTGGACATACACAACAGACTACAAGGGTTCCATCGTGAATTCAAACGGAAACCATTGTAAG GTCAGTGAAACGGATGAAAGAATAGACATTGAGAAGCTGAAAGTGAGAGAAAAGATCTTCTTCTTTGAGGACATGCCACTCTTTGAAGATGAACTAGCAGATAACGGCTGTGCCATCCTTACTGTGAAAATG aGAGTGATGCAATCCAGTTTCTTCCTACTGATGAGATTCTTTTTAAGAGTAGATGGAGTTCTAGTCCGCATCAATGATACAAGATGCTATCATGAG GCTGGCACGAAGTACATCCTGCGCGAGTATAGCAGTAAGGAGAAGTCCATCCAGGCTCTGGGTCTCGAACCGCATGAACTGCAGGATCCAATCAAACTTAACGAAATGTTGGACACGGTCTCACAGACTTTTGAAAAACTGGAGTTTCAGACAGACTCGGAACAAGCGATGTCATGA